Proteins co-encoded in one Candidatus Pelagibacter sp. RS40 genomic window:
- a CDS encoding UDP-N-acetylmuramoyl-L-alanyl-D-glutamate--2,6-diaminopimelate ligase, which translates to MMLLKDYLPNINKKFKNLNFSGLAFNSKEVKKNYIFIAIKGDRFDGNNYINDAIKNGAKIIISSKFKDQIKNNIIYLKQNNPRQILSNLSSQIFKKKPQNLIAVTGTNGKTSIANFYYQILKKNKKKVASFGTLGISGKKKIENTSNTTFDPIKIGKNLNYFEKKKINNVILEASSHGLKQHRLDGLKFDVGIFTNLSRDHLDYHKTLKDYLNAKLILFKKLMKKGSVAIFDEDTKCAEILKNICEKNKIKKFTIGELNGDLLIEKYSIVDNKQEITFSFNKKKYNLKTQLIGKIQIKNLLMSILAAHKSNIKLDNILKSVENIKAVPGRFEEIGNCKNNSIAILDYAHTPDALKTCVLNIKEQFKHRKVNLVFGCGGDRDKPKRSIMGKIANDLCDKIYLTDDNPRTESPKKIRNSIKAKILKSKLVEIPSRKKAIEKAIKDLRSDEILIVAGKGHENYQEYKTKKFFSDKDCMIDAIHKKNKKLSKNLKVNIINEYLNVKINNNFLINKASINSKDIKKNNIFFGIKGKNIDGNKFADEALKKKASICILDKNYSKKNPRKIFVKDTLNTFSNLSCIIRKSLGTPIVAITGSAGKTSLKELIGQSLNTLIPTSYSKKSFNNQYGVPLSLFNIDMKHKIGVFEIGMDKKGEIQKLSNLIRPDIGVITNISYAHIKNFNSIKGIAEAKAEIIKNITSGGRIILNADDVFYNFFKERALNRGLKIISFSIKNKSDFQFIDNKKNRIKKILEIKSNNKKYKFKINKDLYNYKLNLAAAVAVISNFLKIDKLNKNIFKDYIHPSGRGNLKKIKIKKKTVQLIDESYNSNPLSLKFSIEKFDKIKTRNAKYLLLGDMLELGKFSKKLHSDIANNINKTQISKVYVYGKDIIYTFNKLRTQKKGKIFKSNSEILRFINNEINNNDYLMVKGSNSTGLNEIIKKLN; encoded by the coding sequence ATGATGTTACTTAAAGATTATCTTCCAAATATAAATAAAAAATTTAAAAATTTAAATTTCTCAGGCTTAGCATTTAATTCGAAAGAGGTAAAAAAAAATTACATATTTATTGCAATTAAAGGAGATAGGTTTGATGGAAACAATTATATAAATGATGCAATCAAAAATGGCGCAAAAATTATTATTTCTTCAAAATTTAAAGATCAAATTAAAAATAATATTATTTATTTAAAACAAAATAATCCAAGACAAATATTATCTAATTTGTCTTCACAAATTTTTAAAAAAAAACCACAAAATCTAATTGCTGTTACAGGTACTAATGGAAAAACTTCAATTGCAAATTTTTATTATCAAATTTTAAAAAAAAACAAAAAAAAGGTAGCATCTTTCGGTACCCTTGGAATTAGCGGAAAAAAAAAAATTGAAAACACATCCAATACTACTTTTGATCCAATAAAAATTGGAAAAAATTTAAATTATTTTGAAAAAAAAAAAATTAATAATGTGATATTAGAAGCATCAAGTCATGGGCTAAAACAACATCGGCTTGATGGATTAAAATTTGACGTTGGAATATTTACAAATCTAAGCAGAGATCATTTAGATTATCACAAAACCTTAAAAGATTATTTAAATGCAAAATTAATTTTGTTTAAGAAATTGATGAAAAAAGGATCTGTTGCTATTTTTGATGAAGACACAAAATGTGCAGAAATTTTAAAAAATATTTGTGAAAAAAATAAAATTAAAAAATTTACAATTGGAGAATTAAATGGCGACTTATTAATTGAAAAATATTCTATAGTTGATAACAAACAAGAAATAACATTTTCATTTAATAAAAAAAAATATAATTTAAAAACTCAATTGATTGGCAAGATCCAAATTAAAAATCTTTTAATGTCAATTCTAGCCGCACATAAAAGTAATATAAAATTAGATAATATTCTTAAATCAGTAGAAAATATTAAAGCTGTACCAGGTCGTTTTGAAGAAATTGGGAATTGTAAAAATAATTCAATAGCTATTTTAGATTATGCTCACACACCTGATGCACTGAAGACCTGTGTTTTAAACATTAAAGAGCAGTTTAAACATCGAAAAGTAAATTTAGTTTTTGGTTGCGGGGGAGATAGGGATAAACCAAAGAGATCAATTATGGGCAAAATTGCTAATGATTTATGTGATAAAATATATTTAACTGACGACAATCCTAGAACAGAAAGTCCAAAAAAAATAAGAAACAGTATCAAAGCCAAGATCTTAAAATCAAAATTAGTTGAAATTCCTTCAAGAAAAAAAGCAATTGAAAAGGCAATAAAAGATTTAAGATCTGATGAGATATTGATAGTGGCAGGAAAAGGTCACGAAAATTACCAAGAATACAAAACTAAGAAATTTTTTTCAGATAAAGATTGTATGATTGATGCTATTCATAAAAAAAATAAAAAATTATCTAAGAATTTAAAGGTAAATATCATTAATGAATACTTAAATGTAAAAATTAACAATAACTTTTTAATTAATAAAGCATCTATTAATTCAAAAGATATAAAAAAAAATAATATTTTTTTTGGTATTAAAGGAAAGAATATTGATGGAAACAAGTTTGCCGATGAAGCTCTTAAGAAAAAAGCATCTATTTGTATATTAGATAAAAATTATTCAAAAAAAAATCCAAGAAAAATATTTGTAAAAGATACACTTAATACTTTCTCAAATTTATCATGTATAATACGTAAATCATTAGGAACACCCATTGTCGCAATTACAGGATCTGCTGGTAAAACTTCTTTAAAAGAACTAATTGGTCAGAGTCTTAATACTTTAATACCAACTTCATATTCAAAAAAATCATTCAACAATCAATATGGAGTTCCATTGTCGTTATTTAATATTGATATGAAGCATAAAATTGGAGTATTTGAAATTGGAATGGATAAGAAAGGTGAAATTCAAAAGTTGTCTAATTTAATCCGACCAGATATTGGAGTAATAACAAATATATCTTATGCTCATATTAAAAACTTTAATTCAATTAAGGGAATTGCAGAGGCAAAAGCTGAAATTATAAAAAATATCACTAGTGGAGGCAGGATTATCTTAAATGCAGATGATGTTTTTTATAATTTTTTTAAAGAGAGGGCATTAAATAGAGGATTAAAGATAATTTCCTTTAGTATTAAAAATAAATCAGATTTTCAATTTATAGATAATAAAAAAAATAGAATAAAAAAAATTCTCGAAATAAAATCAAATAATAAAAAATACAAATTTAAAATAAATAAAGATTTATATAATTATAAGCTTAATTTAGCAGCAGCCGTTGCAGTAATTTCGAATTTCTTAAAAATCGATAAATTGAATAAAAATATATTCAAGGATTACATTCATCCATCAGGCAGAGGAAACTTAAAAAAAATTAAAATTAAAAAAAAGACAGTCCAATTAATTGATGAAAGCTATAATTCAAACCCATTATCACTGAAATTTTCTATTGAAAAATTTGATAAAATTAAAACACGAAATGCTAAATATTTACTGCTCGGAGATATGTTAGAGCTTGGTAAATTTTCAAAAAAATTGCACTCCGATATTGCAAATAATATTAATAAAACTCAAATATCCAAAGTATATGTTTATGGCAAAGATATCATTTATACTTTCAACAAATTAAGAACACAAAAGAAAGGCAAAATCTTTAAATCTAATAGTGAAATATTGAGATTTATAAATAATGAAATTAATAATAATGATTATCTTATGGTGAAAGGATCAAATTCGACTGGATTAAACGAAATAATAAAAAAATTAAATTAA
- a CDS encoding peptidoglycan D,D-transpeptidase FtsI family protein, producing the protein MSEFKFVEKKSNLKISFERIAFIFFIFFVISLLFSAKILFLSYNDLPEQKIIKKKENFRSSIIDREGDILAKSVRITNLGIDPKLVVDKKKLLLSLKLLFPNKNFKDQINGKKFFYVKKKISPEKLEAVLKLGEKAFRLEEKIARVYPNGELFSHIIGQIDNDNNGISGLEKSFDYELRSSKEALKLTVDKELQYLIREELAKAEDIFKNVGSAAILMNIHNGEILSMISLPDFDLNKRKNLKDLKYINRATKGVYELGSVFKTFTLAAGINYDVVSPETEFTNLKKKITCNKNSIEEYDNKIPSNLTAEQILIRSGNIGSVRIAQKVGIDNFEDFLVKIGILNQLTFDTDEIGTTQIGKWGKCKLATVAFGHGIATTLLQLTKGYSIVTNGGYEINPTLIKKKYENDKVRLINQDVSNLINPILRKIVSTKEGTAGFANVAGFEVGGKTGTADQPADGEYSKKKINTFASVFPASDPKFALVVMLDEPKPNKEFVYNYRDGRQPYKGNWRNTAGWTTVWVTGQIIDKIGPILATKY; encoded by the coding sequence ATGAGTGAATTTAAGTTTGTTGAAAAGAAATCAAATTTAAAAATCTCCTTTGAGAGAATTGCTTTTATTTTTTTTATTTTTTTTGTTATTTCTTTGTTGTTTTCAGCTAAAATTTTATTTCTCAGTTATAATGATCTGCCTGAACAAAAAATTATAAAAAAAAAAGAAAATTTCAGATCTAGTATTATTGACAGAGAAGGTGATATTTTAGCTAAATCAGTAAGAATAACTAACTTAGGAATAGATCCAAAGTTAGTTGTCGACAAAAAAAAACTATTATTATCTCTAAAATTATTATTTCCTAATAAAAACTTCAAAGATCAAATAAATGGAAAAAAATTTTTTTATGTAAAAAAAAAAATATCACCAGAAAAATTAGAAGCAGTTTTAAAATTAGGAGAAAAGGCATTTAGATTAGAAGAAAAAATTGCAAGAGTGTATCCAAACGGAGAATTATTTAGCCATATTATTGGTCAAATAGATAATGATAATAATGGTATATCTGGATTAGAAAAAAGTTTTGATTATGAGTTAAGGTCTTCAAAAGAGGCTTTAAAACTTACTGTTGATAAAGAACTGCAATACTTAATTAGAGAAGAGCTGGCAAAGGCTGAAGATATTTTCAAAAACGTTGGAAGTGCAGCAATATTAATGAATATTCATAATGGAGAAATACTATCAATGATTTCTCTTCCAGATTTTGATTTAAACAAAAGAAAAAATCTTAAGGATTTAAAATATATAAATAGAGCAACTAAGGGAGTTTATGAACTTGGATCAGTTTTTAAAACATTCACTTTAGCTGCTGGAATAAATTATGATGTAGTTAGCCCAGAAACAGAATTTACCAATCTAAAAAAAAAAATTACTTGTAATAAAAATTCTATAGAGGAGTATGACAATAAAATTCCTTCAAATTTAACCGCAGAACAAATTTTAATAAGATCTGGAAATATAGGATCTGTTCGTATCGCCCAAAAGGTAGGAATAGATAATTTTGAGGATTTTTTAGTAAAAATTGGAATATTAAACCAACTTACATTTGATACGGATGAAATTGGAACTACACAAATTGGAAAATGGGGCAAATGTAAACTTGCTACAGTTGCATTTGGACATGGTATAGCTACTACACTTTTACAACTCACAAAAGGTTACTCTATTGTTACTAATGGTGGATACGAAATAAACCCAACATTGATTAAAAAAAAATATGAAAACGATAAAGTAAGATTAATCAATCAAGATGTTTCAAATCTTATTAATCCAATATTGAGAAAAATAGTATCAACAAAAGAGGGAACGGCTGGATTTGCAAATGTAGCTGGGTTTGAAGTTGGAGGAAAAACAGGTACTGCTGATCAACCAGCAGATGGGGAATATTCAAAAAAAAAAATAAATACTTTTGCTTCTGTTTTCCCTGCCTCAGATCCAAAGTTTGCTTTAGTGGTAATGTTAGATGAACCAAAACCAAATAAAGAGTTTGTTTATAATTATAGAGATGGAAGACAACCTTATAAAGGAAATTGGAGAAACACCGCTGGGTGGACTACCGTTTGGGTTACAGGTCAAATAATTGATAAAATTGGGCCAATTTTAGCCACAAAATATTAA
- the rsmH gene encoding 16S rRNA (cytosine(1402)-N(4))-methyltransferase RsmH has product MNATINLEKNHFPVLLNELISIISPLYGGTFIDCTLGQGGYSKEILKAKSNKVIALDRDPDVLQIAKKIEKQNKNRFNFFNSKFSEIDKLNIKDNDLKAVIFDLGYSLNQILDFKKGLSFQSTGKLDMRLGLNQFSCDDVISNISEKSLNKIFKIFGEEKNSKLIARRIIQNRNKNKLKTEDLVNIVAEIKKYKFFKTNPSTKIFQALRIYINKEISELINGLIYSFKILPVGGMIVVVTFHSIEDKIVKFFFKNYSDKKNSSRYTPNVIKNNCLKLRNKKPIVPSNHEIKINPASRSAKLRYAIKTDENDNFNELHEKFNYLIETENLSYNS; this is encoded by the coding sequence ATGAATGCCACCATAAATCTGGAAAAAAATCATTTTCCAGTTCTGCTAAATGAATTAATTAGCATTATTTCCCCTCTTTATGGTGGCACATTTATAGATTGCACCTTAGGTCAAGGTGGATATTCAAAAGAAATATTAAAAGCAAAATCAAATAAAGTAATTGCTCTGGATAGAGATCCAGACGTTTTGCAGATTGCCAAAAAAATAGAAAAACAAAATAAAAATCGATTTAATTTTTTTAATAGTAAATTTTCTGAAATCGATAAATTAAATATTAAAGATAATGATCTTAAAGCTGTGATATTTGATTTAGGTTACTCCTTAAATCAGATTTTAGATTTTAAAAAAGGATTATCGTTTCAAAGCACTGGAAAATTAGATATGAGATTGGGTTTAAATCAGTTTTCATGTGATGATGTAATTTCAAATATCTCTGAAAAGAGTTTAAATAAAATTTTTAAAATATTTGGTGAGGAAAAAAACTCAAAATTAATTGCAAGAAGAATAATTCAAAATAGAAATAAAAATAAACTTAAGACTGAAGATTTAGTCAATATTGTTGCTGAAATTAAAAAGTATAAGTTTTTTAAAACAAATCCATCAACAAAAATTTTTCAAGCTTTACGAATTTATATTAATAAAGAGATAAGTGAATTGATTAATGGATTAATATATTCATTCAAGATTCTACCAGTTGGAGGTATGATTGTTGTAGTAACTTTCCACTCAATAGAAGATAAAATTGTAAAATTTTTTTTTAAAAATTATTCTGACAAAAAGAATTCCTCACGATATACACCAAATGTAATAAAAAATAATTGTTTAAAATTGAGAAATAAAAAACCAATTGTTCCAAGTAACCACGAAATCAAGATTAATCCTGCATCAAGATCAGCAAAACTTAGATATGCTATTAAAACTGATGAAAATGATAATTTTAATGAATTGCATGAAAAATTTAATTACTTAATTGAGACTGAGAATTTAAGTTATAATTCATGA
- the ftsZ gene encoding cell division protein FtsZ, with protein sequence MTINFKTPDIKELKPRILVLGVGGAGGNAINGMIESGLQGVEFIAVNTDAQDLRLSKAQAKIQMGLNLTKGLGAGAKLDIGEASADESLNEIINVLQGSNMVFITAGMGGGTGTGAAHVIARAAKELNILTVGVVTLPFLYEGPSRMRKAQQGLEELRKHVDTIIVVPNQNLFKIASEQTTFEESFELSNDVLLHGVQSITDLMVRPGLINLDFADVETVMSSMGKAMMGTGQAEGEGRAVKAAEMAINNPLIDDYTLKGAKGLLVNITGGKDLKLFEVDEAVNKVRAEVDPEAELIIGAITDENLDGLMRVSIVATSLDGQQPEPKSVINMVHRIQNRNPGYTDFSNTGSSQSFTFSNPTNSIITNGANALKIEEEIKSENLDVSSNELDTYQDNSSEKETFQSQEVKNSSNTVENDFSSNGLENFKFNEEKTPELFNSDSEAMNEESSIKSEEDQISEEDDLEIPAFLRRQKN encoded by the coding sequence ATGACAATAAATTTTAAAACACCAGACATTAAAGAGCTAAAACCAAGAATATTAGTTCTTGGAGTTGGAGGAGCTGGAGGAAATGCAATTAACGGGATGATTGAATCTGGTCTCCAAGGTGTTGAATTTATTGCTGTTAATACAGATGCACAGGATTTAAGACTAAGTAAAGCTCAAGCAAAAATACAAATGGGTTTAAACCTTACAAAAGGTTTAGGGGCAGGCGCAAAGTTAGATATAGGTGAAGCATCAGCTGATGAGTCCTTAAATGAAATCATAAATGTATTGCAAGGTTCAAACATGGTTTTCATAACTGCAGGAATGGGTGGTGGTACTGGAACTGGAGCCGCACATGTAATTGCAAGAGCTGCAAAAGAATTGAACATTTTAACGGTAGGTGTAGTTACTCTTCCATTTTTATATGAAGGTCCATCAAGAATGAGAAAAGCTCAACAAGGATTAGAGGAGCTAAGAAAACATGTTGATACAATAATTGTAGTTCCAAACCAAAACTTGTTTAAAATTGCAAGCGAGCAAACTACTTTCGAAGAGTCTTTTGAATTATCGAATGATGTTTTGTTACATGGGGTTCAAAGTATTACAGATTTAATGGTCAGACCGGGTTTAATAAATTTAGACTTTGCAGATGTTGAGACAGTTATGAGTTCAATGGGTAAAGCAATGATGGGTACTGGTCAAGCAGAAGGCGAAGGTAGAGCAGTAAAAGCTGCTGAAATGGCAATTAATAATCCCCTAATTGATGATTACACACTAAAAGGTGCAAAAGGCTTGCTTGTTAACATAACCGGAGGAAAAGATTTAAAACTGTTTGAAGTAGACGAAGCTGTAAACAAAGTAAGAGCTGAAGTTGATCCAGAGGCGGAACTTATTATTGGAGCGATTACAGATGAAAATTTAGATGGACTAATGAGAGTATCAATTGTTGCAACATCACTTGATGGTCAACAACCAGAACCGAAATCAGTTATCAACATGGTACACAGAATACAAAATAGAAATCCTGGTTATACAGATTTTTCTAATACAGGTTCATCTCAATCGTTTACATTTTCAAATCCAACTAATTCAATAATAACTAATGGAGCGAATGCACTTAAAATTGAAGAAGAGATAAAAAGTGAAAATTTAGATGTTAGTTCAAATGAGTTGGATACTTATCAAGATAATTCAAGTGAAAAAGAGACTTTTCAAAGTCAAGAAGTAAAAAACAGCTCAAATACAGTGGAAAATGATTTTTCATCAAATGGTCTTGAGAATTTTAAATTTAATGAGGAAAAAACTCCTGAACTTTTTAACTCAGATAGTGAGGCGATGAATGAAGAAAGTTCAATAAAATCAGAAGAAGATCAAATTTCTGAAGAAGATGATCTAGAAATACCAGCATTTTTGAGAAGACAAAAAAATTAA
- the mraZ gene encoding division/cell wall cluster transcriptional repressor MraZ produces MFLSTYENKIDKKGRVSVPAPFRSYLSNLGYNGIVCFPSFNHSSIEAWPQDRIEKISNAIDSLDPFEEKKDYFATSILSESINLQFDSEGRIALTKKLLKYSKIRNSILFVGQGKTFQIWEPTSFEKFRVNARKKSNINRNSLKWEKKLNN; encoded by the coding sequence ATGTTTCTTTCTACTTACGAAAACAAAATAGACAAAAAAGGGAGGGTTTCTGTGCCTGCTCCCTTTAGATCATATTTGTCAAATCTTGGGTATAATGGAATAGTTTGTTTCCCATCTTTTAATCACTCATCGATCGAAGCTTGGCCACAAGATAGAATAGAAAAAATATCAAATGCAATAGATTCTTTAGATCCATTTGAAGAAAAAAAGGATTATTTTGCAACATCAATTTTATCAGAAAGTATAAATCTACAATTTGATAGTGAGGGTCGTATTGCACTAACAAAAAAATTATTAAAATATTCGAAAATTAGAAACAGCATACTTTTCGTTGGTCAGGGAAAAACATTTCAAATATGGGAACCAACTTCTTTTGAAAAATTTAGGGTCAATGCTAGAAAAAAATCAAACATAAATAGAAACAGCCTTAAATGGGAAAAAAAACTTAATAACTAA
- a CDS encoding N-acetylmuramoyl-L-alanine amidase has product MPNIVEKMTINYSPNFDLKRRKKSKIKYLIFHYTGMRRDKFAIERLTDINSKVSCHYYIDQKGRIIQMVPDLYVAWHAGKSFWKNDKKLNKSSIGIEISNPGHDYKYKKFSKKQIESLIKLSKKLIKDYSIKNKNILGHSDVAPLRKKDPGEYFPWHFLYKKNIGVWHKYKKNKEDQFKIIKSKILEKNFFSNLKKFGYSILFENYSEKKKLIKVFQMRFRPERVSGILDLETFNISKTLK; this is encoded by the coding sequence ATGCCAAATATTGTTGAAAAAATGACTATAAACTATTCTCCAAACTTTGATTTAAAGAGAAGAAAAAAATCAAAAATTAAATATTTAATATTTCATTACACTGGAATGAGGAGGGATAAATTTGCAATTGAAAGACTAACTGACATAAACTCAAAGGTGAGCTGTCATTATTATATCGATCAAAAAGGTCGAATTATTCAAATGGTGCCAGATTTATACGTTGCTTGGCATGCGGGTAAATCATTTTGGAAAAACGACAAAAAGTTAAATAAAAGTTCTATTGGTATAGAAATTTCAAATCCAGGCCACGATTATAAGTACAAAAAATTTAGTAAAAAACAAATTGAAAGCTTAATTAAATTATCGAAAAAATTAATTAAAGATTATTCAATAAAAAATAAAAATATTCTAGGACATTCTGATGTAGCTCCATTGAGAAAAAAAGATCCAGGTGAATATTTTCCTTGGCATTTTTTATATAAAAAAAATATTGGTGTTTGGCACAAATATAAAAAAAATAAAGAAGATCAATTTAAGATAATAAAATCTAAAATATTGGAAAAAAATTTTTTTTCAAATTTGAAAAAATTTGGATATTCAATTTTATTTGAAAATTATTCAGAAAAAAAAAAATTGATAAAAGTATTTCAAATGAGGTTTAGACCTGAAAGGGTAAGTGGTATTTTAGATCTTGAAACTTTTAATATATCAAAAACCCTTAAATAG
- a CDS encoding MlaA family lipoprotein, which translates to MLFSIANAGSDGSLEIENKSSSGEINDCFEKVNRGIFAFNQGLDKVIFKPLATGYRKLPQPVRSGASNALGNLGNVVTIPNNILQGQIKDAGVNTLRFVINTTLGIGGLFDVASYYGLEKREKEDYGQTLGTWGVGEGCYFVLPVLGPTTVRDSLGSVANIMGGDAWYNVTIANDTQYFNEADYYLSRVMSGVDFRAKNLESFDSLERTSLDLYSSVRSLYLQDRRKKIQNLDEITETLSDDDWEEVDAQ; encoded by the coding sequence ATGTTGTTTTCAATTGCTAATGCTGGTTCTGATGGAAGTCTTGAAATAGAAAATAAATCTAGTTCTGGAGAAATTAATGATTGTTTCGAAAAAGTTAATCGTGGAATTTTTGCATTCAACCAAGGTTTAGACAAAGTAATTTTTAAACCGTTGGCAACTGGATATAGGAAGCTCCCTCAGCCTGTAAGATCTGGAGCAAGCAATGCTCTAGGCAATTTAGGAAATGTAGTAACAATTCCAAATAATATTTTGCAAGGTCAAATTAAAGATGCAGGAGTTAATACATTAAGGTTTGTTATTAATACGACATTAGGAATTGGTGGTTTGTTTGATGTTGCATCCTACTACGGTTTAGAAAAAAGAGAAAAAGAAGATTATGGTCAAACTCTTGGCACATGGGGTGTAGGTGAAGGATGTTATTTTGTTTTGCCGGTATTGGGTCCGACAACTGTAAGAGACTCATTAGGTTCGGTTGCTAACATAATGGGAGGTGATGCGTGGTACAACGTTACAATAGCTAATGATACTCAATATTTTAATGAAGCAGATTATTATTTAAGCAGAGTTATGAGTGGTGTTGACTTTAGAGCCAAAAATTTAGAGTCTTTTGATAGTTTAGAGAGAACTTCATTAGATCTTTATTCCTCTGTAAGAAGTTTATACTTACAAGATAGACGAAAAAAAATACAAAATCTTGATGAAATTACTGAAACATTGAGTGATGATGATTGGGAAGAAGTTGACGCCCAGTAA
- a CDS encoding MlaC/ttg2D family ABC transporter substrate-binding protein, which produces MNSLRIIFIILICLIISKPTYAKNPSDLIKEIVDQASMILSSDDPVESKIIKLNDIAEKSVDINGIGMYTLGKYRKTISEEEKSKYQKLFKSYFLKSFSSRLVDYTDPKINVVSEKKVSDKYTIVNSILEASKGRPEVKIDWRIYTKNPEKPLIRDLMVEGLSLARTQKEEFNSVIQNNNGDINSLFKVLEEFIIK; this is translated from the coding sequence ATGAATTCTCTTAGAATAATATTTATAATCTTAATTTGTTTGATTATATCAAAGCCCACATATGCCAAAAATCCGAGTGATTTAATTAAGGAAATTGTTGATCAAGCTTCAATGATATTATCTAGTGATGATCCAGTTGAATCTAAAATAATAAAACTAAACGATATTGCAGAAAAAAGCGTAGATATTAATGGAATAGGTATGTACACACTTGGCAAGTATAGAAAGACAATTTCAGAGGAAGAAAAGTCAAAATATCAAAAATTATTTAAAAGCTACTTTCTAAAGAGTTTCTCAAGTCGATTGGTAGATTATACTGATCCAAAAATAAATGTAGTCTCAGAAAAAAAAGTAAGTGATAAATATACAATAGTAAATAGTATACTTGAGGCAAGCAAAGGAAGGCCAGAAGTAAAAATTGATTGGAGAATTTATACAAAAAATCCAGAAAAACCTTTAATCAGGGATTTAATGGTAGAGGGACTAAGTTTGGCAAGAACTCAAAAAGAAGAATTTAATTCAGTAATTCAAAATAATAATGGAGATATTAATTCTTTATTTAAGGTTTTAGAGGAATTTATAATCAAATAA
- a CDS encoding SGNH/GDSL hydrolase family protein, with amino-acid sequence MRKILSSVILTISSFLFVFFFLEILLRSGYFERYSTIWVSPDSLKIRHSIENELYKRAKNNEKNGYFFFNDDIPKKQKSTKKRIIVLGDSFVFGEGLPYKQSWPHKLNKLINVEHSVETLAWGVGGWSSKDQFFFFKKHGLQYKPDFLIIGFVDNDPEELMKFPKCKSKAFQISNFWKRASKFYTVLFIDQHLVRLNYIANCEDHIKRLYTKENLELYEKLIIDFKIYLEKNKVPFVFILTPSNYDKHFKFVNSKIIPILEKHKIDFINTYPEVVRKTSHIPYRLLWANPGDRHPGEQMTEIFAKEAFKFLKKNNFFSTQ; translated from the coding sequence TTGAGAAAAATTTTATCATCAGTAATACTGACAATTTCTAGCTTTCTATTTGTATTTTTTTTTCTTGAGATATTGCTAAGGTCTGGTTATTTTGAGCGATACTCTACAATTTGGGTATCACCAGATTCACTTAAAATACGTCATTCAATAGAGAATGAACTTTATAAAAGAGCAAAAAATAATGAAAAAAATGGTTATTTTTTTTTTAATGATGACATTCCTAAGAAACAAAAAAGTACTAAAAAAAGAATTATTGTTCTCGGTGATTCATTTGTTTTTGGAGAGGGACTTCCATATAAGCAATCTTGGCCCCATAAACTAAATAAATTGATAAATGTGGAGCATTCTGTAGAGACACTTGCTTGGGGGGTTGGGGGATGGAGTTCTAAAGATCAGTTCTTTTTTTTTAAGAAACATGGGCTTCAATACAAACCTGATTTTTTAATAATTGGTTTTGTTGATAACGATCCAGAAGAGTTGATGAAATTTCCAAAATGTAAATCTAAAGCTTTTCAAATTAGTAATTTTTGGAAAAGAGCAAGCAAATTTTATACAGTATTATTTATTGACCAACATTTAGTTAGACTTAATTATATAGCTAATTGTGAAGACCATATTAAAAGATTGTACACAAAAGAAAATTTAGAGTTATACGAAAAATTAATTATTGATTTTAAAATTTATTTAGAAAAAAATAAAGTTCCATTTGTATTCATTCTGACACCAAGCAATTATGATAAACATTTTAAGTTTGTAAACTCAAAAATTATACCCATTCTTGAAAAACATAAGATAGATTTTATTAATACTTATCCTGAGGTAGTTAGAAAAACATCTCATATACCTTATCGCCTTTTGTGGGCAAATCCAGGAGATCGTCATCCTGGAGAACAAATGACAGAAATCTTTGCTAAAGAGGCTTTTAAATTTCTAAAAAAGAATAATTTTTTTTCGACACAATAG